From Alteromonas sp. RKMC-009, one genomic window encodes:
- the nudB gene encoding dihydroneopterin triphosphate diphosphatase, which translates to MALKRPESVLVVLYDEHHRILLLQRNDDPSFWQSVTGTVEAGELPAETAVREVAEETGIVLTPLQLNDCSLINRYEIRRRWLHRYPQGTRFNTEHVFSACVSSASELVLTEHLAFEWLDKPDALAKLWSPSNRDAVEAFVPECRR; encoded by the coding sequence ATGGCGTTAAAGCGACCGGAATCTGTGCTGGTGGTGCTCTATGATGAGCACCACCGCATATTGTTACTACAACGCAATGATGACCCTTCATTCTGGCAATCTGTGACAGGGACTGTTGAAGCCGGTGAGCTTCCTGCAGAAACTGCCGTCAGAGAAGTCGCCGAAGAAACAGGCATCGTGCTGACTCCTCTGCAGCTTAATGACTGCTCTCTCATTAACCGCTACGAAATCCGCCGCCGCTGGCTGCACCGTTACCCGCAGGGTACCCGTTTCAATACTGAGCATGTCTTCAGTGCCTGTGTCTCTTCGGCCAGTGAGCTTGTGTTAACTGAGCATCTGGCGTTTGAATGGCTGGACAAACCGGATGCCCTGGCTAAATTATGGTCGCCTTCAAACCGTGATGCAGTAGAAGCATTTGTGCCGGAGTGCCGAAGATGA